A window from Vigna angularis cultivar LongXiaoDou No.4 chromosome 7, ASM1680809v1, whole genome shotgun sequence encodes these proteins:
- the LOC128197851 gene encoding uncharacterized protein LOC128197851, translated as MENQVEVQEGMKADIRQLKEQMRQVLKTLDALQSPGCLCTQRSQQGVPEAQTFPSYGLPPNYTPPSGVESRHLDTQKAEGNVAEVEDEPGATTFTIPRQTIQPGIKSMIMKKQPETKSPSCVITPADFKDDKSILEVPEKRLRAIEGEGSFEFGDAKKLCLVPDVVIPPKFMLPEFEKYRGNTCPRGHISMYCRKMAAYAHDEKLSIHFFQESLIDETLTWYMRLETTHIYSWKHLVETFLRQYGYDKDLTPDRAQLQNMVKKESESFREYAQRWREIVAQVELRLSNKEMTTTFLSTLQPPFYEHMLSISVSSSFTDIVVIGERVESGIRNGKIALGPELVASLNEYGPRHEKDKERRANSHFIACPQMSHSYGSSRATERRNYNRDEKVANFTPIPMTYTELLPDLLCRNLIKICPTRPIRPPYPRSYDVNARCDYHGGACGHSIEACKALKRKVQSLIDSGCLKFEEMQSSTVARREFTSTNAMDE; from the coding sequence atggagaaccaagtaGAAGTTCAAGAGGGAATGAAAGCCGATATCCGAcagctgaaggaacaaatgagacaGGTCCTAAAGACCCTGGATGCCTTACAAAGTCCTGGATGTTTATGCACACAACGATCACAACAAGGAGTTCCAGAAGcacaaactttcccttcctatggtcttcCCCCGAATTATACTCCACCCTCAGGAGTGGAATCGAGACATCTTGACACTCAAAAGGCCGAAGGTAATGTAGCTGAAGTAGAAGACGAGCCTGGGGCAACCACTTTCACAATTCCTAGGCAGACGATCCAACCAGGTATTAAGAGcatgataatgaaaaaacaacCTGAGACGAAGTCTCCATCTTGTGTCATTACACCAGCAGATTTTAAGGACGATAAGAGCATATTAGAAGTCCCTGAGAAGAGGTTGAGAGCCATAGAGGGtgaaggaagttttgaatttggagatgcTAAAAAACTATGTTTAGTTCCTGACGTGGTGATACCTCCAAAGTTCATGTTGCCAGAGTTTGAGAAATATCGGGGAAATACTTGCCCGAGGGGCCACATAAGCATGTACTGCAGGAAAATGGCAGCTTATGCCCACGATGAAAAACTTTCGATTCACTTCTTCCAAGAAAGTTTAATTGACGAAACTCTAACTTGGTACATGCGCTTAGAGACTACTCACATCTACTCATGGAAACATCTGGTTGAGACATTCCTAAGGCAGTATGGATATGATAAAGATTTGACACCTGACAGAGCACAATTGCAGAACATGGTGAAGAAAGAATCTGAATCATTCAGAGAATATGCCCAAAGGTGGAGAGAGATAGTTGCTCAAGTAGAACTGCGTCTGAGCAACAAGGAGATGACTACCACGTTTTTGAGTACTCTACAACCACCATTTTATGAGCACATGTTAAGCATCTCAGTCTCCTCAAGTTTTACTGACATAGTAGTAATTGGAGAGAGGGTTGAGAGTGGcataagaaatggaaaaattgcACTAGGCCCAGAGCTAGTAGCCAGTTTAAACGAGTATGGTCCTAGACACGAGAAGGATAAGGAACGAAGAgctaattcacattttattgCCTGTCCTCAAATGTCGCATTCCTATGGGTCTAGTCGAGCCACTGAACGAAGAAATTACAATCGTGATGAGAAGGTCGCCAACTTCACTCCTATCCCCATGACCTATACAGAGCTACTACCAGATCTTCTCTGCAGAAACCTCATAAAGATTTGTCCAACCAGGCCTATACGACCTCCGTATCCAAGGAGCTATGACGTAAATGCCAGATGTGATTATCATGGAGGGGCGTGTGGACATTCAATAGAGGCATGCAAGGCTCTGAAACGTAAAGTGCAATCTTTGATCGATTcaggatgtttaaagtttgaagaaatgcAATCCAGCACTGTGGCAAGGCGCGAGTTCACCTCTACAAATGCCATGGACGAGTGA
- the LOC108320709 gene encoding protein MAIN-LIKE 1-like — protein MARTRGASFNSRVEERAVEEQTYEAYETHGEENAFEAPNDDDDEEEHADVHNIQEDVGGFPGGPHDHSMLTHYVQHVAYAISKGRDRGNTLKLISHGKKVNKLGPCHEEIQDIVLNSSLMPLTGICYDYVDKGLLLGFIERWHFETSSFHLPIGEMSITLDDVSTLLHLPVMGQMCDLEELEFEEARTALVQLLGVDGGTTGAEMEDARGPKVRLSWLREIYVQRCESQHWDYAARAYLLHLVGCTIFAMTIKL, from the exons ATGGCAAGAACACGTGGTGCATCTTTTAATTCTCGAG TTGAGGAGCGAGCCGTTGAGGAACAAACATATGAGGCATATGAGACTCATGGTGAGGAGAATGCATTTGAGGCCCCTAACGATGATGACGATGAGGAGGAGCATGCAGATGTTCATAACATACAAGAGGATGTCGGTGGATTTCCTGGAGGTCCACACGATCATTCGATGCTGACgcactatgttcagcatgtAGCTTATGCTATTTCCAAAGGCCGG GATCGAGGGAACACACTGAAGTTGATCTCCCAcggaaaaaaagtaaataagttaggACCATGCCACGAGGAAATTCAAGACATTGTGTTGAATTCCAGTTTGATGCCTCTTACAGGGATTTGTTATGATTACGTTGATAAGGGGTTACTCCTCGGATTCATAGAGAGGTGGCATTTTGAGACCAGTAGTTTCCATCTCCCTATAGGGGAGATGTCGATTACTCTTGATGACGTCTCGACATTACTTCACCTGCCCGTGATGGGACAAATGTGTGATTTGGAGGAGTTGGAGTTTGAGGAGGCTCGTACAGCCCTTGTGCAACTCCTCGGCGTTGATGGTGGCACAACAGGTGCTGAGATGGAGGACGCACGTGGTCCGAAAGTCAGACTCAGCTGGCTAAGAGAGATATATGTTCAGAGGTGTGAGTCGCAGCATTGGGACTATGCTGCTAGAGCATATTTGTTGCATCTAGTAGGATGCACGATTTTTGCAAtgacaatcaagttgtaa